The genomic DNA GATTCATTCTATTTTTTAACATTTTTATTTGCACTCTTAATTGATGCTCTGTTAATAATATTTGATTGTCCTCCATTTTATCACCTTTAAATTTATAGTATCCTTTCGTTTTTATTTATTCCAAATTTTGGTTAGCTCACTCCTTATTCAGTACTTGTTGTATCCTCTTTAAATACTTATCTCCAGATCTTTCTCCATGTAATATCATACTTAAATATACATCAGAGGTCCCTATTTTTTCAGCCAATTCTTTCTGAGTCATATTTAAATCAATGAGTCTTTCTTTCACTTCTTCTCCAAATGGAGTAAGCCGTCTTCTCTTCATTCCCTCCCCTCCTGATTTAAAAATAATTCTCTATTTCATTCTATTTGTGATACAATAATTACGATA from Garciella nitratireducens DSM 15102 includes the following:
- a CDS encoding helix-turn-helix transcriptional regulator, which produces MKRRRLTPFGEEVKERLIDLNMTQKELAEKIGTSDVYLSMILHGERSGDKYLKRIQQVLNKE